The Flavobacterium commune genome contains the following window.
TCCCCAATTTTGAATAGGCATTGACCATTTTTTGGTCGCTTCTCTTAAAGCCAAAAATACCGATTTTAATACAGCATCATCTGTTGGGAACGACATTTTATTTTTAGTGTATTTTCTAATTTTTCCGTTTAAGTTCTCGATTAAATTTGTTGTATAAATGATTTTTCTAATTTCAATTGGAAAATCAAAAAATACGGTCAATTCATCCCAGTTATCTCGCCAGGATTTAATTGCATAAGAATATTTGGATTCCCATTTGTCTGCAAAATCGTTTAAAGCCAACTCTGCTGCTTGTTTTGTTGGAGCGTTATAAATATGTTTCATATCGGCAGTAAATTGTTTTCGATCCTTCCAAACGACATATTTACAAGCATTTCTAATTTGATGAACCACGCAGATTTGTGTTTGAGATTCAGGGAAAACACTTCGGATTGTTTGAGTAAATCCATTTAAATTATCGGTAGCTGTAATAAGTATATCTTCAACGCCACGGGCTTTTAAATCAGTCAAAACACTCATCCAAAAGCTACTGCTTTCATTCTTACCAAGCCACATTCCTAAAACATCTTTTTTACCATCTCTGTTAAGCCCTACAGCTAAATAAATAGTTTTATTGATAACTTTCGAACCTTCTCTAACCTTAAAAACAATACCATCCATCCAAACAATTAAATAAAGCTCTTCTAGTGGCCTGTTTTGCCAAGTAACTACTTCATTTGTAATTGTGTTGGTAATACGTGATATAGTCGAAGAAGACACTTCAAAATCATATACCTCCTTGATCTGTTCTTCAATATCACTAACACTCATGCCTTTAGCATAAAGTGAGATGATGACATTTTCAATACCTTGGGCTATATTTTCTCTTTTAGGAACAAGCAGGGGATTAAAGGAAGAATCTCTGTCACGAGGAACTTTGATTTCTTGTTGACCAAAAGAGGTCTTTATTTTTTTAGTTCCGTGTCCGTTGCGATAATTACCCTTAGTGGTTTTATCGTGTTTTTCATTGTCTAAATGAGCATCAAGTTCGGCTTCGAGCATATGTTCAACAGCTCGTTTGTGCATCGTTTGAAAGAATGAGGTTAAATCTTCTGCATTCTTGAAGGATTTATAGAAATCCTTGTTGTTTAATAAGTCGTCTTTGTCAATCATAATTATGTAAGGTTAAAAATAACAAAAAGTTATTTCCGAAAAATATTTTTGAGCTTTTTAAAGGAGCTCAAATATTTTTCAGAATAACTTTTCAACTTACACAGTTAGTGAGACACTACCAAATAAT
Protein-coding sequences here:
- a CDS encoding IS256 family transposase; this encodes MIDKDDLLNNKDFYKSFKNAEDLTSFFQTMHKRAVEHMLEAELDAHLDNEKHDKTTKGNYRNGHGTKKIKTSFGQQEIKVPRDRDSSFNPLLVPKRENIAQGIENVIISLYAKGMSVSDIEEQIKEVYDFEVSSSTISRITNTITNEVVTWQNRPLEELYLIVWMDGIVFKVREGSKVINKTIYLAVGLNRDGKKDVLGMWLGKNESSSFWMSVLTDLKARGVEDILITATDNLNGFTQTIRSVFPESQTQICVVHQIRNACKYVVWKDRKQFTADMKHIYNAPTKQAAELALNDFADKWESKYSYAIKSWRDNWDELTVFFDFPIEIRKIIYTTNLIENLNGKIRKYTKNKMSFPTDDAVLKSVFLALREATKKWSMPIQNWGIVLNQFTLIFEKRLRL